One Trichocoleus sp. genomic window carries:
- a CDS encoding HNH endonuclease translates to MPMNRKLYPPNWNEIALQIKTEANWICQECDRPCRRVGESLAEFVERIQGWSHADLDWINQTAVSTICNNPTRFVLTVAHLDHDPWNPNARLKALCAPCHCRYDLKAMGLKRRIKREREGQLTLFQEVDP, encoded by the coding sequence ATGCCCATGAACCGTAAGCTCTACCCACCTAACTGGAACGAGATTGCCCTCCAGATCAAAACTGAAGCCAACTGGATCTGCCAGGAGTGCGATCGCCCTTGCCGACGGGTAGGAGAAAGTCTGGCTGAGTTCGTTGAGCGAATTCAAGGCTGGAGCCATGCCGATCTGGACTGGATCAACCAGACCGCCGTCTCTACCATCTGCAACAATCCCACCCGCTTTGTTTTGACCGTTGCCCACTTGGACCATGACCCGTGGAACCCAAATGCACGGCTAAAAGCGCTGTGTGCCCCCTGCCACTGCCGTTATGACCTCAAAGCTATGGGACTCAAGCGACGGATTAAGCGAGAGCGTGAAGGGCAGTTAACGCTATTTCAGGAGGTAGACCCATGA
- a CDS encoding 3'-5' exonuclease yields the protein MRDFRKDHQQAAQWAYEMVNGSENWAIFDTETTGLGGDAQICQVGLIAPDGSTLLDALVRPTIPIPADATKIHGITDEMVVGARSFPEVFMELWQATGRRQLIIYNASYDIRLVYQSLKAWNLYWWLDGCDRLVAGSYGHKTTTQIQRWTYSWINGQAVHCAMDWYSEWCGDWSDYHGNYRWQKLPGGDHTAIGDCKATLAVLQRMAASYEHTEAPELPIETPGAKLVEMPTLEATAPDEYSDIPF from the coding sequence ATGCGTGACTTTAGAAAAGACCATCAACAAGCCGCGCAATGGGCTTATGAAATGGTGAACGGTTCAGAAAACTGGGCAATCTTTGACACAGAGACTACCGGCTTGGGTGGGGACGCTCAAATCTGTCAAGTTGGGTTGATCGCTCCTGATGGCTCAACGCTGCTAGATGCTTTAGTGCGTCCGACAATTCCCATTCCGGCTGATGCGACCAAAATTCATGGCATTACCGATGAAATGGTAGTGGGCGCAAGAAGCTTCCCCGAAGTCTTTATGGAGCTTTGGCAAGCGACAGGGCGACGGCAGCTCATTATCTACAACGCCAGTTATGACATTCGATTGGTCTACCAGTCCCTCAAAGCTTGGAACCTGTATTGGTGGCTCGATGGATGTGATCGATTGGTTGCAGGTAGCTATGGCCATAAGACAACTACCCAAATTCAAAGATGGACATATAGCTGGATTAACGGACAAGCCGTTCATTGTGCAATGGACTGGTACAGCGAATGGTGTGGCGATTGGAGTGACTACCACGGCAACTATCGCTGGCAGAAGCTTCCTGGTGGTGACCACACAGCTATAGGAGACTGCAAGGCAACACTGGCAGTATTGCAGCGCATGGCAGCGAGTTATGAACACACAGAAGCTCCGGAACTGCCGATCGAGACTCCCGGCGCAAAGCTTGTGGAGATGCCAACGCTCGAGGCAACCGCGCCTGACGAATATTCAGACATTCCGTTCTAG
- a CDS encoding tocopherol cyclase family protein: protein MTSLPGSLQTPHSGYHWDGSDRRFFEGWYYRVTLPDCGQTFAFMYSIEDPIGGQKHSGGAAQILGANDEYLCRTFPNVQQFWAWRDRLGLGHWRQGKSAYYLEPEAFEQAGMEGYQATAFLNQGRLRDPGTGRSAAWHYQIKPLYGWGSSDKPQQSTAGWLSQFQIFEPGWQILMAHGLATGWIDWNGDRYEFTDAPAYGEKNWGGAFPTRWFWLNCNAFDDEPDLALTAGGGRRGVLWWMESVAMVGIHYQGQFYEFVPWNSKVHWEIHPWGYWHMTAENERYQVELTGTTTHPGTPLRAPTQEGLIFCCKDTMRGQVTLQLRDRSNLILEAKSSLCGLEVGGSPWNKVWRST, encoded by the coding sequence ATGACTTCCCTCCCCGGATCCTTGCAGACTCCCCATAGCGGCTATCACTGGGACGGCTCCGATCGTCGCTTCTTTGAAGGCTGGTACTATCGTGTGACGCTGCCCGACTGTGGGCAAACCTTCGCTTTCATGTACTCAATCGAAGATCCGATCGGTGGTCAAAAACACAGCGGTGGCGCAGCGCAAATTTTGGGAGCAAACGATGAATATCTCTGCCGCACCTTTCCCAACGTTCAGCAATTTTGGGCATGGCGCGATCGACTGGGGCTAGGTCACTGGCGACAGGGCAAGTCGGCTTACTATTTAGAACCAGAAGCCTTTGAACAGGCTGGCATGGAGGGCTATCAGGCGACGGCATTCCTGAATCAAGGCAGATTACGTGATCCGGGAACAGGACGATCGGCAGCATGGCACTATCAGATCAAACCGCTTTATGGTTGGGGCAGTTCCGACAAACCGCAGCAGTCCACCGCAGGCTGGCTTTCCCAGTTCCAGATCTTTGAACCGGGCTGGCAAATTCTCATGGCACATGGACTGGCAACCGGTTGGATTGATTGGAATGGCGATCGCTATGAGTTCACAGATGCACCTGCCTATGGCGAAAAGAATTGGGGTGGCGCATTTCCAACCCGATGGTTCTGGCTCAACTGCAATGCCTTTGATGACGAACCTGATTTAGCATTGACTGCAGGCGGCGGGCGCCGAGGCGTTCTGTGGTGGATGGAATCGGTGGCAATGGTGGGAATTCATTATCAGGGACAGTTTTATGAGTTTGTACCCTGGAACTCCAAAGTGCATTGGGAAATTCACCCTTGGGGCTATTGGCACATGACCGCCGAAAATGAGCGCTATCAGGTCGAATTGACCGGAACCACAACACATCCCGGCACACCTTTACGTGCCCCTACCCAGGAAGGCTTGATCTTCTGCTGCAAAGACACAATGCGCGGTCAGGTCACCTTACAACTCCGCGATCGATCGAATCTTATCCTTGAGGCAAAAAGTTCGCTTTGTGGTCTGGAAGTGGGTGGTTCTCCCTGGAATAAGGTGTGGCGATCGACGTAG
- a CDS encoding peptidylprolyl isomerase produces the protein MVNFSGISIEPDAIVDYLKQELSLKEICQKVLYQILIKKAAQSQGIIVTPEEIQVEADRQRYQKRLESAAATFAWLNEQLITPNEWETGIQNQLIMKKLAESLFAQDVEKYFAEHRLDFEQISLYKITVPYKELAQELRFQLEEGEISFFEAAHLYDVDEQRRLQCGYEGRLYRWSLNPEIAAAIFSATIGEVLGPFQNDQGFELLMVEELIEAELNPTVRQEIIDRMFQEWLQGELTYFIHNQS, from the coding sequence ATGGTTAACTTTTCAGGCATCTCGATTGAGCCAGATGCGATCGTAGATTATCTGAAGCAGGAGCTAAGCCTTAAGGAAATTTGTCAAAAAGTTTTGTATCAGATTTTGATCAAAAAAGCGGCTCAATCGCAAGGGATCATCGTCACTCCAGAAGAAATTCAGGTAGAAGCAGATCGTCAACGCTATCAAAAACGTCTGGAGAGCGCAGCCGCAACTTTTGCCTGGTTGAATGAGCAATTGATTACTCCTAATGAGTGGGAAACAGGGATTCAGAATCAGCTTATAATGAAGAAATTGGCTGAATCTTTGTTTGCTCAAGACGTTGAAAAATACTTTGCCGAGCATCGTTTAGATTTTGAGCAGATTTCGCTTTATAAGATTACTGTTCCCTATAAAGAACTGGCTCAAGAGTTGCGATTTCAGTTGGAAGAAGGTGAAATTAGTTTTTTTGAAGCAGCTCACCTTTACGATGTAGATGAACAGCGGCGACTTCAGTGCGGTTATGAAGGACGATTGTATCGCTGGAGTTTAAATCCCGAAATTGCAGCCGCGATTTTTAGTGCAACGATTGGCGAAGTTTTAGGACCCTTCCAGAACGATCAAGGTTTTGAACTCTTGATGGTTGAAGAATTGATTGAGGCAGAACTGAACCCAACCGTTCGCCAAGAAATCATCGATCGCATGTTTCAAGAGTGGCTACAGGGTGAGTTGACCTACTTTATCCACAACCAATCATAA
- a CDS encoding HetP family heterocyst commitment protein encodes MDSNAKVKPEMTITPEQLAQVIDAILEGKYSWACVLILQHAGYNPLHYIPYRTYNRLMKENCQNSHRRKVQFDSPKHKEDCLIHPNSCISDLDYMEPAVSAPSEVRGGDRNFEYFEPYSVLPWNR; translated from the coding sequence ATGGATTCAAATGCAAAGGTTAAACCGGAGATGACCATCACACCAGAGCAACTCGCTCAAGTAATAGATGCCATCTTGGAAGGCAAGTATTCCTGGGCATGTGTATTAATTCTCCAGCACGCTGGCTATAATCCGTTGCACTACATTCCTTACCGGACATACAATCGCTTGATGAAAGAAAATTGCCAAAATAGTCATCGTAGAAAAGTGCAATTTGACTCACCCAAGCATAAAGAAGACTGCTTAATTCATCCCAATAGCTGCATCTCAGATTTGGACTATATGGAACCTGCTGTAAGTGCTCCTTCAGAGGTGAGAGGAGGCGATCGAAATTTTGAATATTTTGAGCCTTACTCTGTCTTACCCTGGAATCGCTGA
- a CDS encoding HlyD family efflux transporter periplasmic adaptor subunit has protein sequence MVTITNLNQTAFEPLSQTEAATVSGGVALPETLSQEESTASSIGNVVTSDTKNKSQNKSQQWSSSLQSLLDQPPSSLPLRLMIGGIAFCSIFGAWAWFGRIQDVSYAQGRLVPQGEVYKVQPIDPGEVARITVREGKSIKAGQVIAELDDRLAQAEVDRLKQSLTALQFERMQKQGLIERIQLEIKSRQSIAAAEAQAQEAAIAEVYTKAEISRKTIQELQSELAAHQVRLDRLQPLVETGALAQDHLFDAEASIREYQRNMTQTQGELQNALTQEKQFRAQLTQKRAEGQTNQLQAQQQLQQLKIDVSQLDAKIQETQNLLKTAQAKLGQLYLRAPIDGVISSLKVHNAGEVLQPGQTLAEIAPKQAPLVLSAVLPSGQAGFVRVGMPVQMKFDAFPYQDYGVVPGRVISVSPDSQVDEQLGTVYRVNIKLDRKFITHEQQEVYLKAGQTAKAEIVTRQRRIIDVLIEPIKRLQAGGISL, from the coding sequence ATGGTAACAATTACCAATCTTAATCAAACAGCTTTTGAGCCACTTTCACAAACTGAGGCAGCAACGGTTAGTGGAGGCGTTGCCCTACCTGAAACTTTGTCCCAAGAAGAGAGTACCGCATCTTCAATTGGCAATGTCGTTACCTCTGACACAAAAAATAAGTCTCAAAATAAGTCTCAACAATGGAGTTCATCGCTACAAAGTCTGCTTGACCAGCCTCCTTCCAGTCTGCCATTGCGGCTGATGATTGGTGGAATTGCCTTCTGTAGCATTTTTGGAGCTTGGGCATGGTTTGGTCGAATTCAAGATGTCAGCTATGCACAGGGGCGGTTAGTGCCACAAGGAGAGGTTTATAAGGTTCAGCCGATTGATCCAGGTGAAGTAGCCCGAATTACTGTTCGAGAAGGTAAGTCAATTAAGGCAGGACAGGTGATTGCCGAACTGGACGATCGTTTGGCTCAAGCAGAGGTCGATCGCTTGAAACAAAGCCTGACGGCGCTGCAATTTGAACGGATGCAGAAACAAGGCTTGATTGAGCGCATTCAACTGGAGATCAAAAGCCGTCAATCGATTGCTGCTGCGGAAGCACAGGCACAAGAAGCTGCAATTGCAGAAGTTTATACTAAAGCCGAAATTAGTCGTAAAACAATTCAGGAGCTTCAATCTGAATTAGCAGCGCACCAAGTTCGGCTCGATCGTCTTCAGCCTTTGGTGGAAACTGGAGCCTTAGCGCAAGATCATCTCTTCGATGCAGAAGCATCAATTCGAGAATATCAACGTAATATGACCCAAACCCAGGGTGAACTGCAAAACGCTTTAACCCAGGAGAAACAGTTTCGGGCACAGTTGACTCAAAAACGAGCCGAAGGTCAAACGAATCAATTGCAAGCACAGCAACAGTTGCAGCAGCTTAAGATTGATGTCAGCCAGCTGGATGCCAAGATTCAAGAAACACAAAACTTGCTCAAAACTGCACAAGCCAAGTTAGGGCAGCTTTATCTCCGCGCACCTATCGATGGAGTTATCTCGTCCCTCAAGGTTCACAATGCAGGTGAGGTATTGCAGCCCGGACAAACTTTAGCTGAAATTGCGCCAAAGCAGGCTCCTCTTGTGTTATCGGCTGTTTTGCCAAGTGGACAGGCGGGGTTTGTTCGAGTAGGAATGCCAGTGCAAATGAAGTTTGATGCCTTTCCTTATCAAGATTATGGCGTTGTGCCAGGTCGTGTGATCTCCGTTTCCCCAGATTCGCAGGTTGATGAACAGCTAGGCACGGTCTATCGCGTCAACATTAAACTCGATCGCAAATTTATTACGCACGAGCAACAAGAAGTTTACTTAAAAGCAGGGCAAACAGCAAAAGCTGAAATTGTGACGCGTCAACGTCGCATTATTGATGTGCTGATCGAGCCAATTAAACGATTGCAAGCAGGAGGAATTAGCTTGTAA
- a CDS encoding ABC transporter transmembrane domain-containing protein: MNTRYRDKRTVEITHSLQTEATTSPIISLLNLAQLNHQELEEVEDEQYHFNLLNFCLGDVIASYVEDISTKTAQTEQNAFDLYLISQGRVRLLCEKQDEQRPITAALLEENAIFGADSRFVSSPLPCRAVAASPVQIVQIPAATIASLTKQYPQLQDYLCDRLGQQEKLIFFRSLTEFGIFSSHQLQSFTSDITEQQIPAGSKLAEFTPGEAGHYWLRKGSITEQQQDSVPAAAEGLEVPEIGGDWGYPDATSSDWIAETELRVYHMPIDRWIAAKAIPGNSQPVTNGSNSGLSDRATPARKRRDSSKAINYLLRASSPAKVATEASQNGANSGIQSTQTSLSVEFPKPSSRRLLDVLDRYPWVEQQSSSDCGAACLSMVSRYWGKQFPIHVLREYANVGRSGASLRSLAKAAERLGFHARPVRASLGRIAEQRNPWIAHWEGTHYVVVYRITKREAIIADPAVGRRSISLQEFQAYWTGYALLLDPTDRLHSTDIKQASLNRYVGALLPYRSLTAQIVLFSVLIQLFGLITPLFTQIILDQVVVQGSLSVLNILALGLLLFSGWSIAMGAVRQYLLSYLSNRLDLTLISGFVSYTLTLPLKFFEARRVGDIITRVQENQKIQRFLVEQVLLSVLNFVTGFVYLALMFYYNWRLTLLVLALIPPIALLMLLATPMLRRISREVFKDATDQSSVLVEMLTGISTIKSAAAERELRWRWEDHLTSLMNSQFRGQKLGIKLQLGSSLINMIGSTALFWYGAMLVIQGQLTIGQLIAFNMMLGYVISPVLALIDLWDELQEVLISVERLNDVFESSSEEADRSSLLTLPPLQGEVQFEDVTFRYDEDAENNTLQNLSFTVRPGETIAIVGRSGSGKSTLVKLLQGLYHPSQGRIIIDGHDIRHVALDSLRSQLGVVPQDCFLFSGSILENIALYRPEHSLEQVMKAANLAEAHAFIQSLPLGYNTKVGERGSLLSAGQRQRIAIARALLSDPQILILDEATSALDTESERRFQQNLTQIRRDRTTFVIAHRLSTVRNADRILVLDRGVLVEQGTHEALVQSRGLYYYLAQQQLDL; encoded by the coding sequence ATGAATACTCGTTATCGTGATAAGCGAACGGTTGAAATTACACATTCGTTGCAAACTGAAGCAACGACTTCGCCAATCATAAGTCTACTCAACTTAGCTCAACTTAATCACCAAGAGTTAGAAGAGGTTGAGGATGAACAATATCATTTTAACCTGCTTAACTTTTGCTTGGGTGATGTTATCGCAAGTTATGTCGAAGATATATCAACTAAAACTGCTCAAACTGAACAAAATGCCTTCGATCTGTATCTAATTTCTCAGGGTCGGGTTCGGCTTTTGTGCGAAAAGCAAGATGAACAGCGCCCCATTACTGCCGCCCTGCTTGAAGAGAACGCTATCTTTGGTGCAGACTCACGCTTCGTTTCAAGTCCATTGCCCTGTCGAGCTGTTGCTGCCAGTCCAGTACAAATCGTCCAGATTCCTGCTGCGACGATTGCTTCGCTGACTAAACAATATCCCCAACTTCAAGACTATTTGTGCGATCGGTTGGGGCAGCAGGAGAAATTGATCTTTTTTCGTTCCCTGACTGAATTTGGAATATTTTCGAGTCATCAACTTCAGAGCTTCACTTCAGACATTACGGAGCAGCAGATTCCAGCAGGCAGCAAACTCGCGGAATTCACGCCTGGTGAAGCAGGGCATTATTGGCTCAGAAAAGGTTCGATTACTGAACAGCAGCAAGACTCAGTTCCGGCAGCAGCCGAAGGGCTTGAGGTTCCAGAAATTGGTGGTGATTGGGGCTATCCAGACGCAACCTCCTCAGATTGGATCGCCGAAACCGAGCTGCGGGTTTATCACATGCCGATCGATCGCTGGATTGCGGCAAAAGCGATTCCAGGCAACTCCCAACCTGTGACCAATGGGAGCAACTCAGGTTTAAGCGATCGAGCAACACCAGCCAGAAAACGTCGCGATAGCAGCAAAGCAATCAACTACCTCCTCCGAGCCTCCTCGCCTGCTAAGGTAGCGACCGAGGCTTCACAGAATGGCGCTAATTCTGGAATACAGTCTACTCAAACTTCCCTGTCCGTTGAGTTTCCGAAGCCATCTAGCCGCCGCCTGCTTGATGTTCTCGATCGCTATCCCTGGGTAGAGCAACAAAGCTCTTCAGACTGTGGGGCTGCTTGTTTAAGCATGGTCAGCCGCTACTGGGGCAAACAGTTTCCAATCCATGTTTTGCGGGAATATGCAAATGTGGGGCGATCGGGAGCATCGCTGCGGAGTTTGGCAAAAGCAGCAGAGCGGCTCGGATTTCATGCGCGTCCGGTTCGTGCCAGCCTGGGACGTATTGCAGAACAGCGCAATCCCTGGATCGCTCATTGGGAGGGAACCCATTATGTTGTGGTCTATCGCATCACAAAACGAGAAGCCATCATTGCTGATCCGGCAGTTGGGCGGCGATCGATTTCTCTGCAAGAGTTTCAGGCATATTGGACAGGCTATGCGCTGCTGCTTGACCCAACAGACCGTCTGCACAGCACTGACATCAAACAAGCGTCACTAAACCGTTATGTAGGGGCATTGCTGCCTTATCGTAGCCTCACTGCCCAAATTGTCCTGTTTTCAGTGCTGATTCAGCTCTTTGGGTTGATCACCCCCCTGTTTACACAAATCATTTTGGATCAGGTTGTTGTACAGGGTAGTCTTTCGGTGCTGAACATCCTGGCGCTGGGCTTGCTGCTTTTTAGTGGCTGGAGTATCGCCATGGGTGCGGTGCGCCAATATTTGTTGAGCTATCTCTCAAACCGCCTCGATTTAACGCTGATTAGCGGGTTTGTGAGCTATACACTGACGCTGCCACTCAAGTTTTTTGAAGCCAGACGAGTTGGCGACATTATCACGCGGGTTCAGGAAAACCAAAAAATCCAGCGGTTTCTGGTAGAGCAAGTTCTTCTGTCAGTGCTGAACTTTGTGACTGGCTTTGTCTATCTGGCTTTGATGTTCTATTACAACTGGCGGCTCACGCTGCTGGTGCTTGCCCTGATTCCGCCGATCGCGCTGCTCATGCTACTGGCGACCCCAATGCTGCGTCGAATCTCGCGGGAAGTCTTTAAGGATGCAACGGATCAAAGTTCAGTGCTGGTGGAGATGTTGACGGGCATCAGTACGATCAAGTCGGCAGCAGCAGAGCGAGAATTGCGCTGGCGTTGGGAAGACCACTTAACAAGCTTGATGAATTCTCAATTTCGCGGACAAAAACTGGGAATTAAGCTTCAACTTGGCAGTAGTTTAATCAACATGATTGGCAGCACTGCCTTGTTTTGGTATGGGGCAATGCTGGTGATTCAAGGACAACTCACAATTGGTCAGCTGATCGCATTTAATATGATGCTGGGCTACGTCATTTCGCCTGTCTTAGCACTAATTGATCTGTGGGACGAGTTGCAGGAAGTGCTGATTTCTGTCGAACGGTTGAATGATGTATTTGAGTCATCTTCAGAAGAAGCCGATCGAAGCTCACTCCTGACTTTACCGCCGCTCCAGGGAGAGGTGCAGTTTGAGGATGTTACCTTTCGCTATGACGAAGATGCAGAAAATAACACACTGCAAAATCTTTCCTTTACAGTACGTCCCGGAGAGACGATCGCGATTGTGGGGCGAAGTGGCTCTGGCAAGAGTACATTGGTAAAATTGCTGCAAGGCTTGTATCATCCCAGCCAGGGACGCATCATCATTGATGGGCATGATATCCGTCATGTTGCACTCGATTCTTTGCGATCGCAGCTTGGTGTTGTGCCACAAGATTGTTTTTTGTTTTCAGGCAGCATTCTCGAAAATATTGCGCTTTATCGACCCGAACATAGCCTTGAGCAAGTGATGAAAGCGGCTAATCTAGCAGAGGCTCATGCGTTCATTCAATCGCTACCCTTGGGCTACAACACGAAAGTGGGTGAACGGGGTTCCTTACTATCAGCAGGACAACGACAGCGAATTGCCATTGCGCGGGCATTGCTCAGCGATCCACAAATTCTAATTTTAGATGAAGCGACTAGTGCGCTAGACACAGAATCAGAGCGACGCTTTCAGCAAAATCTCACCCAAATTCGGCGCGATCGAACGACGTTTGTCATTGCTCATCGCTTGTCAACTGTCCGCAATGCAGACCGTATTTTGGTGCTCGATCGAGGGGTATTAGTAGAACAGGGAACACATGAAGCGTTAGTACAAAGCCGGGGGCTTTACTATTACCTGGCGCAACAGCAGCTTGACTTATAA
- a CDS encoding HAMP domain-containing sensor histidine kinase produces the protein MFQATRRRLALWYTTVTAILLLFLASGMYLYVRNTLVERIDDTLSHVVEVIQRSIVIEPIDLGKSYEVKPTLRVNVEASFRSNAAVMEDDHIDLEWFSPMGELLWSTFSTPLDAPLHVINNGVNNGETVYITPDQLLRQVTQRVQVGRQVMGYLRVSHPWFEVTKPTRQLIWDLSLAIVLVVAAVAAIGWFLSGLAMAPVRESYQRLKQFTADASHELRNPIAVIQTNVQVALADPDPQLQQDQLRVVERLTRRLGRLVDDLLFLARQDGSIALLRSDAVSLFLLLQEVVEEQQAIATDKGIQIQCNTNESQTAAYRVQGDRDQLSRLFTNLISNAVQYTPKDGKIEVILQRLKNAGTSQLQVQVKDTGIGIPEESLPHLFDRFYRVDPARSSAPHRTSTGSGLGLSIAKVIVENHHGQIQVESVPEQGTTFTVILPAQRTDANKSDASKSIAPQKEALSPDYSGN, from the coding sequence ATGTTTCAGGCGACTCGGCGGCGACTAGCGCTTTGGTATACCACCGTCACTGCAATCCTGCTTTTGTTTTTAGCGAGTGGTATGTACTTATACGTGCGGAATACGCTAGTCGAGCGAATCGATGACACCCTGAGTCATGTCGTGGAGGTGATCCAGCGATCGATCGTAATTGAGCCGATCGATCTGGGGAAGTCATATGAAGTGAAGCCCACGTTGCGGGTGAATGTAGAAGCGAGTTTTCGCAGTAATGCTGCTGTGATGGAGGATGATCACATCGATCTGGAATGGTTTAGCCCAATGGGTGAACTGCTCTGGTCTACTTTTTCTACACCACTAGATGCACCTTTACATGTCATCAATAATGGGGTGAACAATGGTGAAACAGTCTACATTACCCCCGATCAACTGCTGCGGCAGGTGACACAACGGGTGCAAGTTGGACGGCAGGTCATGGGCTATTTGCGAGTGAGCCATCCCTGGTTTGAAGTGACCAAACCCACGCGACAACTGATCTGGGATCTGAGTCTGGCAATTGTCCTGGTGGTGGCAGCAGTCGCAGCGATCGGCTGGTTTCTTTCGGGTCTGGCAATGGCTCCAGTCAGAGAGTCTTATCAGCGCCTCAAGCAGTTCACGGCAGATGCATCTCATGAGCTTCGCAACCCGATCGCTGTTATCCAAACAAATGTTCAGGTAGCCCTGGCAGACCCCGATCCCCAGCTTCAGCAGGATCAGCTACGCGTCGTGGAACGCCTGACTCGTCGGCTGGGTCGGTTAGTTGATGATCTGTTGTTTTTGGCAAGGCAGGATGGCAGCATCGCACTCTTGCGATCGGATGCAGTTTCACTATTCCTGCTGCTGCAAGAGGTGGTAGAGGAACAGCAGGCAATCGCTACTGATAAGGGCATCCAGATTCAGTGCAATACAAACGAGAGCCAAACTGCTGCTTACCGGGTGCAGGGCGATCGAGACCAGCTTTCTCGGCTGTTTACGAATTTAATTAGTAATGCAGTTCAATACACACCCAAAGACGGCAAGATCGAGGTTATTTTACAGCGCCTCAAAAATGCTGGGACTTCACAGCTACAAGTCCAGGTGAAAGATACAGGCATCGGAATTCCTGAAGAATCTTTGCCTCATCTTTTCGATCGCTTCTATCGCGTTGATCCGGCTCGCAGTTCTGCCCCACATAGAACCTCGACGGGTTCTGGTTTAGGGTTATCAATCGCCAAGGTCATTGTTGAGAATCATCACGGGCAAATTCAGGTTGAAAGCGTACCTGAGCAGGGAACAACCTTCACAGTCATCTTGCCTGCTCAACGGACTGATGCAAATAAGTCTGATGCAAGTAAATCGATCGCTCCTCAGAAAGAAGCCCTCAGCCCCGACTATTCTGGCAACTGA
- a CDS encoding Coenzyme F420 hydrogenase/dehydrogenase, beta subunit C-terminal domain, with amino-acid sequence MTAITPDSSKHQKAKALKPGSRRPAKELCSECGLCDTYYIHYVKEACAFLNQQIPELEEQTHGRSRDLNNPDDWYFGVSQEMMAARKQEPIEGAQWTGIVSSIAIEMLNRGLVEGVVCVQNTAEDRFQPMPVIARTPAEVLAAKVNKPTLSPNLSVLEQIEQSGMKRLLVIGVGCQIQALRAVEKQLGLEKLYVLGTPCVDNVTRAGLQKFLETTSRSPETVVHYEFMQDFRVHFKHEDGSIEMVPFFGLKTNQLKDVFAPSCMSCFDYVNSLADLVVGYMGAPFGWQWIVVRNDRGKEMLDLVMDQINTQPVMSQGDRHNAVQQSIPAYDKGVTLPMWAAKLMGVVIERIGPKGLEYARFSIDSHFTRNYLYTKRNHPENLEAHVPEYAKRIVEQYQLPE; translated from the coding sequence ATGACTGCGATAACCCCCGATTCATCTAAGCACCAAAAAGCGAAGGCTTTGAAGCCCGGTAGCCGTCGTCCGGCGAAAGAATTATGCAGCGAATGTGGGCTATGCGATACCTACTACATTCACTATGTGAAAGAAGCCTGCGCCTTTCTGAATCAGCAGATCCCAGAACTAGAGGAGCAAACGCACGGGCGATCGCGCGATTTGAACAATCCAGATGATTGGTATTTTGGCGTGAGCCAGGAAATGATGGCAGCCCGGAAGCAAGAGCCGATCGAGGGGGCACAGTGGACGGGCATTGTCAGCTCGATCGCCATTGAAATGTTGAATCGGGGCCTGGTGGAAGGGGTGGTTTGCGTCCAGAATACTGCCGAAGATCGGTTTCAGCCGATGCCTGTGATCGCGAGAACACCAGCAGAAGTCTTAGCGGCAAAGGTGAATAAACCGACGCTTTCCCCCAACTTATCGGTGCTGGAGCAGATTGAGCAGTCTGGGATGAAGCGGCTGCTGGTGATTGGGGTGGGCTGTCAGATTCAGGCACTCCGCGCCGTAGAAAAACAGTTGGGATTGGAAAAGCTGTACGTGCTGGGAACGCCCTGCGTGGACAACGTCACCCGTGCCGGACTGCAAAAGTTTCTGGAGACAACAAGTCGATCGCCCGAAACCGTTGTTCATTATGAGTTCATGCAAGATTTTCGGGTGCATTTCAAGCATGAGGATGGGTCGATCGAAATGGTTCCTTTCTTTGGGCTAAAAACTAACCAACTCAAGGATGTGTTTGCCCCTTCCTGTATGAGCTGTTTTGATTACGTCAATTCGCTGGCGGATCTCGTGGTTGGCTATATGGGTGCGCCGTTTGGCTGGCAGTGGATCGTGGTGCGGAACGATCGCGGTAAAGAAATGCTGGATCTGGTGATGGATCAAATCAACACGCAGCCTGTGATGTCTCAGGGCGATCGCCATAACGCAGTGCAGCAGAGTATTCCGGCTTATGACAAAGGGGTAACGCTGCCGATGTGGGCGGCTAAGCTGATGGGTGTGGTGATCGAGCGGATCGGACCCAAAGGTTTGGAATATGCTCGCTTTTCGATCGATTCTCACTTCACGCGCAACTACCTTTATACCAAGCGCAACCACCCAGAAAATTTAGAGGCGCATGTGCCAGAGTATGCAAAGCGCATTGTAGAACAGTATCAGTTGCCAGAATAG